The following nucleotide sequence is from Mesorhizobium sp. J8.
GGCGGCGCCGGGGTCACCCTGGCGGGGTTCCGCCGCACCACCAGCCCGGTCGCCGAGATCGAAGGCATCGAACCTGTCGACCTCGGCGCGACGCGCGACGGCCGATTCGCGCAACGCCTCGGCGCAGTCGCCAAGGCCGCGATGTCGATCGGCGCGAAGCTGGGCGCCATGCGCACACCCGATCTCATCATCGCGCGCAACCTCGAGATGCTGGCACTGGCCCGCCGCGCCAATGGCGCGCTTGGGACGAATGTGCCGATCGTTTATGAATGCCTCGACATCCATCGCCTGGTATTGCGCGACGATTTCGTCGGCAGGACGCTGCGCGGCGCCGAACGCCACCTCGCCCGCGACGTGAAGCTTCTGGTGACGAGCTCGCCGGCCTTCATCGCCAATTATTTCGAGCCTTTCGGGCAGATCGTCGCGCCCGTCGAGCTGCTCGAGAACAAATATTTCGAGACCGCGCCGGTTGCGGCGGTGCATTCTTTCGAGGACGACAGCCCGGCGTCACCGCCCTGGCGTATCGGCTGGTTTGGCGCGCTGCGCTGCCGCCGCTCGTTGGAGCTGCTGGCCGAGTTCACCCGCCGGCAGGCGGGACGCTTCGAGGTGGTGCTGAGGGGCCGTCCGGCGCTGTCCGAATTCCCGGACTTTCACGGTTTCGTCGAGGCCGAGCCGTGGCTTTCATTCGGCGGCCCTTACCGCAATCCGGAGGATATGGCGGCAATCTACGGGCAAGTGCATTTCTCCTGGGCGATCGATTTCTTCGAGGCCGGCCAGAATTCCGAATGGCTGCTTCCTAACCGTCTCTATGAAGGCTGCCGCTTTGGCGCCGTGCCGATCTCGATGGCGGGTACCGAGACCGGCCGGTTCCTGAAGCGGCAGGACATCGGCGTGCTCCTGTCCGAGGCGACGCCCGAGGGCATCGAAGCGATGCTCGGCCGGATGGATCAGGACCGCTATCGCGGCCTGAAGTCGCGGGTGCTGGCGCGCAATCCAAGGACCTGGAGCTACGACCGCAGCGATTGCGCGGCTTTCGTCGAAAAGCTGCGCGGCCTTGCCGCCATGCGTTCAAATTTTGCGACGACGGAGGCCGCGGCGTGATGGCAGGGGGCGCACAGGAACCAGTGACGCAGGCTATCCCGTCGATCCTGATCGTCATTCCCTGCCTCAACGAGGCAGCCCATATCGGCGGCCTGCTCGACCAATTGCGGCCCGCGGCGGCACGGCTCGGCGGCCGCATCGTCGTCGCCGACGGCGGCAGCACCGACGGCACGCAGGCCATCGTAGAAAACATCGTGGCGAAGGATCCCCGGGTGATCCTGCTTGCCAATCCGAAGCGCCTCCAGAGCGCCGCCATCAATCTCGCGGTGGCGAGTCTCGGCGAAGGCGCCGACTACCTTATCCGCATCGACGCGCATGGCGGCTATCCGGACGATTACTGCGACCGGCTGGTTGAGGATGCGCTTGCGACCGGCGCCGATTCGGTCGTCGTTTCGATGCTGACCGCCGGCACCGGCGCCGTGCAGAAAGCGGTCGCGGCGGCGCAGAACTCCAAGCTCGGCACCGGCGGCTCGAAGCACCGTCACATGTCCGAGGGCGAATGGGTCGACCACGGCCACCACGCGCTGATGCGCGTCGCCGCCTTCCGGCATGTCGGTGGCTATGACGAGAGCTTCAGCCACAACGAGGACGCCGAGCTCGACTATCGGCTCCGCCAGGCCGGCTATCGCGTCTGGATGAGCGGCAGGACGCAGATGGTCTACTATCCGCGCTCGACGCTGAAGAGCCTCTATTTCCAGTATCTCGGCTATGGCCGCGGCCGCGCCAGGAACGTACTGAAGCACCGTATGGTGCCGAAGGTCCGGCAGATGGTTCCGCTGCTGGTTGCGCCCGTAGTGCTGCTCGCCCTGTTCTCCTTCGTCCACTGGCTGGCGGCGGTGCCTTTCCTTTTGTGGGCGGCGGTGTGCCTCAGTTACGGCCTGGTGGCGGCGCTACGCCAGCGCAACGCCGGCATAGCGCTCGCCGGCGTCTCGGCGATGGTTATGCATTTCGGCTGGTCCGTCGGCTTCTGGCAGCAGCTTTTGACGTCCCGCTTGCAGCGCAAGGTGGCATGATGGCCGGCCGCTCGATCGACATCTGCATCTGCACCTTCCGCCGGCCGGAGCTGGCCGACACGCTGCGCTCCGTCGCTGCGCTGGAGAAGCCGGCGGGACTGGAGATAGGCATCGTCATTGCCGACAATGACGATGAGCCCAGCGCGCAGAAGCTGGTGAAGGCTTTGGCCGAAGAGCTGAAGCTGCCGGTCCGTTACCGCCACGCGCCGGCGCGCAACATCTCGATCGCCCGCAACGCTTGCCTCGACGCCAGCGTGTCGGACTTCGTCGCCTTCATCGACGACGACGAGACGGCGTCGCCCTCCTGGCTGGTCGAGTTGATTGCGGCGGCCGACGCTACGGGTGCCGCGGCGGTGCTCGGTCCAGTGCGGGCGCATTATCGCCAGGACGCGCCGGACTGGATGCGGAAGGGTGATTTCCATTCCACCTTGCCGGTCTGGGTGCGCGGCGAGATCCGCACCGGCTACACCTGCAACGTCCTGCTCAGAACGGCCGATGCAAGCCTGCGCGGCCGGCGCTTCAGCCTGGCGCGCGGCCAGACCGGCGGCGAGGACACCGAATTCTTCGACGCCATGGTCAAGGCCGGCGGACGTATCGCCTTTGCGCCTAATGCCTTCGTCGATGAGGTCGTGCCGCGCGCCAGGGCCGCGTTCGACTGGCTGCGCCGCCGCCGCTTCCGCTTCGGCCAGACGCATGGCCATCTGATCGGGCGCGGCGCTGGCGGCATACGCCGCGCCGGCCAGATCGGGCTGGCTTCGGCCAAGGCCGCCTACTGTTTCGGCATGGCGATTTTGACCGCGATCAGCCCGGTGCGGCGGAACCGCAGCGTGCTGCGCGGCATTATGCACGTTGGCGTCGTCAGCGGTTTGGTCGGCGTCCGCGAAATCCGCCAATACGGCCTCACGTCGCCAGAACAAGGGAACAAGCGTGCAGCCTGACGTCAGCTTCGTCATTGCCGCCTATAATGCGGAGGCCACCCTCGACCGCGCCATTGCCGGCGCGATCGCGCAACTCGGCGTGACCGTCGAGGTCATCGTCGTCGACGACCAGTCGCGCGACGGCACGCTCGATGTGGCGCGCGCCTATCCGCAAGATATCGTCAAGGTGGTGGCGCTGCCGGCCAATCGTGGTCCGGGCGGCGCCCGCAATGCCGGCCTCGACCTGGCCAGGGGCCGCTGGGTGGCGGTGCTGGATTCCGACGATGCGGTCCTTCCCGACCGCCTGGCCATGATGATCTCCCGCGCCGAAGCGGCGGGTGCCCAGATTGCGGTCGACAATGTCCAGGTCGTGCGCGAGGACGGCACGCCCGACGACACCATGTTTCCGGCCAGCTATCTCGAAAGCCTGCGCGAAATCTCGCTGGCCGACTACATCGACGGCAATCTGGTCTTCGAATCGCGCTTCAATCTCGGCTATCTCAAGCCGATCTTCCAGCGCCGCTTCCTCGACGACAACAGGCTGCGCTACGACGAGAAGCTGCGCATCGGCGAGGACTACATTCTTCTGGCCAGCGCGCTGGCCAGCGGCGGCCGCTGCGTGGTCGAGCCGACCGTCGGCTATGTCTATCATATCCGTACCGGCTCGATCTCGCGGGTGCTCGACCTGCATCACGTCGAGGCGATGACGCATGCCGACGCCGCCTTCGCTGCGGCATATCCCATGGACAGCAGCGCGAAGGCGGCCTTCGCCAGGCGTGGCCGCAGCCTGCGCAAGGCGTCGTCGTTCCTGTCCCTGGTTCAGCACATCAAGGCGCGCGCGCCGATCAAGGCGATCGGCGCGGCGCTCAGGGATCCGGCCGCGATCGGGCATTTGAGCATGCCTATCGCGGTCCGGCTCAAAAGGGTTGCGGCGCAGCTTCGCCGTGGGGGTGGGGAGATAAAGCATGCTGGCGATTTGATAGCCGGCGACAGGTAGAAATCTCTCAGAAGGAAGACCAGATGCAGAAAGTCAGGAAGGCAGTCATCCCGGTGGCGGGGCTCGGAACGCGGTTCCTGCCGGCGACCAAGTCGATGCCGAAGGAAATGCTGCCCGTCGTCGACAAGCCCGTCGTGCAATATGCCGTCGACGAGGCGTTCGAGGCCGGCATCGAGCACATCGTCTTCGTCACCGGCCGCAACAAGGCGGTCATCGAGGACTATTTCGACCTGCACCCTGAACTGATCGGCACGCTGGAGCAGACCGGCAAGAAGGCACAGCTCGAATCGCTGGAAAGCCTGTTGCCCGTCGCCGGCGCCACCTCCTTCATCCGCCAGCAGTCGCCGCAGGGCCTAGGCCACGCCGTCTGGTGCGCGCGCGACGTGATCGGCAACGAGCCCTTCGCGCTGCTGCTTCCCGACATGGTGTCGTTCGGCACGCGCGGCTGCCTTGCCGAGACGGTCGACCTTTACCAGCGCACCGGCGGCAATGTCATCGCCGTCGAGCGCTGCGACCCGGCCGAAACCAGCAAATACGGCATTGTCGGCCGCGGCGACGAGGTCGGTTCCGGCTTCAAGGTCACGGCGATGGTCGAAAAGCCGGCGCCCGCCAACGCGCCGTCGAATTTCTACATCAACGGCCGCTACGTCCTGCAGCCGGAGATCTTTGCCCTGCTCGGCAACCAGCAGCGCGGCGCCGGCAACGAGATTCAACTCACCGACGCCATGGTGCGCCTGGCTCAGAGCCAGCCTTTCTATGCCCAGCCTTTCGATGGCCGCATGTTCGACTGTGGTTCCAAGGAGGGCTTCATCGAGGCCACCATCGCCTTTGCGCTGGCCCGCGACGACATGAAGGGTCCTGTCTTCGAGATGCTGCAGCAATTTGTCCGGTCGCATGAGCGCCGGGAAGTAGCCGCATAATGCCCATCTTTCGGGTGCATATGCGGTTTCGCGATGGCGCGACAGCCACTCCAGCGCCCGGGCCTTCCGGCCCGGCGCATCCTGGCAACAACGTTGCGCGGTCTTTTCTGGTCACGACGCCGATCTACCAAGGCCGATAGCGCCTGCAACCTGGAATTGGACCGACTATGAACTATGCCAACTTCCCCCTCGACAAGAGGATGCCATTGCCCAGTACCGATCAGGAAAAGGGTGAAGACTTCATCGATGTCGAGCGCCTGCTTGGCATGGCCGCCCGACAGGCCAAGGTCGTGGCGGTCTGCGCCGTCATCGGTCTGTTCCTGGGTGTGATCTATCTGCAGACCACGCCCAAGCAATATATGTCCGTGGCGAGTGTTCTGATCGACGAGGGTCTGAACAAGGTCGTCGACGACATCTCGGCGGCGTCGCAAACCGTTCAGACCGATGCTTCCTTTCTCAGCCAGGTCGAGATTCTCACCTCCGCGCGCTTGGCATCGGTGGTGGTCGACAAGCTGAAGCTCGATCAGAACGATGCGTTCATGAACCCGCCCCAATCGGCTCTGGCGAAGGGCATCGGCTTCCTGCGCGGCCTGGTCAGCTACTTCCGCGGCAGCTCGGCGGGCGACATCCCTGGCATTGAGAATGTCGACGAGGCGACGCGCCAAGCCATGATCAAGACGGCGACACACGACTATGCCGTGCTGAAGCTGCAGAGCGAGGTGCTGGCGCAGCGCAACGGCCGCAGCTACGTGATTTCCATCGGCTATCAGGCGCCGGATCCTGCTTTGGCCATGGCCATCACCAAGGCCTATGCGGACGCCTATCTGGCGGATCAGCTCAATGCCAGCTTCGACGCCACCGAGCGCGCCGCCTTGTGGCTGCAGGGCCGGCTCACCGAGTTGCGCGAGAGCTCGCAGCAGGCTGCGATGGCGGTCGAGAAGTTCAGGGCCGAGCATGGGCTCTCCGCCAACAGCGACGGCCAGTTGCTGAGCGACAAGCAGCTCGCCGATCTCAACGCGCAGCTCATCGTCGCCCAGGCTGATACCGCCAGGGCCAGCGCCCGCTACCAGCAATACAAGGCGATCGTCGACAGCGGCTCCGAAAGCGCCTTCAACGATTCCGCGATAGCAGCCGACCAGCCGAGCAGCTCGGTCATCATCGCGCTGAAAACCCGTTATCTCGCGATCGCCAAGCGCCTGCAGGACGTCGAGAACAACTTCGGCAAGGATCATCCGCAGGCGGTCGCGCTGGCCAAGGAGAAGGCCGACGTGTCGGCGCAGATCTTCGGCCAGCTGAAGCAGATCACCGAAAGCTATCGAAACGACTACCAGGTGGCGCAGGCGCGCGAGACCGCGCTTAGGGAGAAGATCGCCGCCCAGGCAGGCAAGAGCTCGATCGACAACCAGTCGCAGGTCAAGCTGAAGGAGCTCGATCAGCAGGCCCAGGCGCTGACCACGCTTTATCAGACCTTCCTCAGCCGCTACGAGGAAGCCTCGCAGCAGCAGTCCTTCCCGGTCGGCAAGGTCCGCATCATATCAGACGCGACGATGCCGCTCGCGGCCTCCAGCCCCCGCACCTTGCGCGTGCTGGCGCTGTCGCTGGTGCTCGGCCTGATGCTTGGCGCCGGCTTTGGCGGGCTCAACGAGTTCAACGAGCGGTTCTTCAGGACGGGTGAGGACATCCGCGACCGGGTCGGTCTGAAGTTCCTCGGCTATCTGCCGACGATCGGCGGCGGCAAGGCCAAGGAGTCCAAGGCCGACGACCTGCCGGCCGACGGCAAGGTGGCGAGCCTTTCGGCGGCGGAGAAACGGGCGCGCATGCGTGTCAGCATCGATGCCCCGGCATCGATGTTCGCCGAGACGCTGCGCAACGCCAAGATCGCCTTCGACGTCGTCATGGAAGACCGCGGCAGCCGGGTCATCGGGGTCATCTCCGTGCTGCCCGGGGAGGGCAAGTCGACGGTGGCGGCGAATCTCGCCGGCCTGCTCGCCGCCAACGGCGCCAAGACCCTGCTCATCGACGGCGACCTGCGCAATCCGGGCTTGAGCCGCAGCCTCGGCATGGAGGCCGAGCAAGGCCTGATGGAGGCGGTGGTCAACGGCCAGACATGGCAGTCGGTCGGCAAGGTCGACCGCCAGACCAAACTTGCGATCATTCCCGCCGTGCTGCGCGGCCAGTTCTCGCACACCAGCGAGCTTCTGGGCTCGGCCGGCATGCGGCGCTTCATCGAGAATGCCAAGGAGACGTTCGAATACATCATCGTCGACCTGCCGCCGCTCGGCCCCGTCGTCGACGCCAAGGCCTTCGCCCCGCTGGTCGACAGTTTCGTCCTGGTCACCGAATGGGGCCGCACGCCGCGCAACATGGTGCGCTCGATGCTGGAATCCGAACCCTATATCGCCAACAAGGTGATCGGCGCGGTGCTCAACAAGGTCGATCTGAAGAAGCTGGCCAAATACGGCTCGCTCGGCGGTTCGGAAAGGTTCTTCGACCGCTATTCGAGCTACTATCTGGAAAAATCCGAGCAGCGCCCCAAGCAGGCAGCCTGAGGCGGTTTTCCGTTCGGAAAACAATAGGGCGGCTCAGCCTGGAACGCGTGCCGCCCTAATCTTGTGACGACAGCAGCCGGCCGTATCTGCCGACGATCCTGAGCGCGGTCAGCCGTCCCGTCTGGAAGGCGCCGGTGTCGATATCGAGCCGGCGCCCGTCGAGTG
It contains:
- a CDS encoding glycosyl transferase family 1, whose product is MLHVLYLVHDVSDPAVRRRVQMLKAGGAGVTLAGFRRTTSPVAEIEGIEPVDLGATRDGRFAQRLGAVAKAAMSIGAKLGAMRTPDLIIARNLEMLALARRANGALGTNVPIVYECLDIHRLVLRDDFVGRTLRGAERHLARDVKLLVTSSPAFIANYFEPFGQIVAPVELLENKYFETAPVAAVHSFEDDSPASPPWRIGWFGALRCRRSLELLAEFTRRQAGRFEVVLRGRPALSEFPDFHGFVEAEPWLSFGGPYRNPEDMAAIYGQVHFSWAIDFFEAGQNSEWLLPNRLYEGCRFGAVPISMAGTETGRFLKRQDIGVLLSEATPEGIEAMLGRMDQDRYRGLKSRVLARNPRTWSYDRSDCAAFVEKLRGLAAMRSNFATTEAAA
- a CDS encoding glycosyltransferase family 2 protein; translated protein: MAGGAQEPVTQAIPSILIVIPCLNEAAHIGGLLDQLRPAAARLGGRIVVADGGSTDGTQAIVENIVAKDPRVILLANPKRLQSAAINLAVASLGEGADYLIRIDAHGGYPDDYCDRLVEDALATGADSVVVSMLTAGTGAVQKAVAAAQNSKLGTGGSKHRHMSEGEWVDHGHHALMRVAAFRHVGGYDESFSHNEDAELDYRLRQAGYRVWMSGRTQMVYYPRSTLKSLYFQYLGYGRGRARNVLKHRMVPKVRQMVPLLVAPVVLLALFSFVHWLAAVPFLLWAAVCLSYGLVAALRQRNAGIALAGVSAMVMHFGWSVGFWQQLLTSRLQRKVA
- a CDS encoding glycosyltransferase; protein product: MMAGRSIDICICTFRRPELADTLRSVAALEKPAGLEIGIVIADNDDEPSAQKLVKALAEELKLPVRYRHAPARNISIARNACLDASVSDFVAFIDDDETASPSWLVELIAAADATGAAAVLGPVRAHYRQDAPDWMRKGDFHSTLPVWVRGEIRTGYTCNVLLRTADASLRGRRFSLARGQTGGEDTEFFDAMVKAGGRIAFAPNAFVDEVVPRARAAFDWLRRRRFRFGQTHGHLIGRGAGGIRRAGQIGLASAKAAYCFGMAILTAISPVRRNRSVLRGIMHVGVVSGLVGVREIRQYGLTSPEQGNKRAA
- a CDS encoding glycosyltransferase family 2 protein, producing the protein MQPDVSFVIAAYNAEATLDRAIAGAIAQLGVTVEVIVVDDQSRDGTLDVARAYPQDIVKVVALPANRGPGGARNAGLDLARGRWVAVLDSDDAVLPDRLAMMISRAEAAGAQIAVDNVQVVREDGTPDDTMFPASYLESLREISLADYIDGNLVFESRFNLGYLKPIFQRRFLDDNRLRYDEKLRIGEDYILLASALASGGRCVVEPTVGYVYHIRTGSISRVLDLHHVEAMTHADAAFAAAYPMDSSAKAAFARRGRSLRKASSFLSLVQHIKARAPIKAIGAALRDPAAIGHLSMPIAVRLKRVAAQLRRGGGEIKHAGDLIAGDR
- the galU gene encoding UTP--glucose-1-phosphate uridylyltransferase GalU, coding for MQKVRKAVIPVAGLGTRFLPATKSMPKEMLPVVDKPVVQYAVDEAFEAGIEHIVFVTGRNKAVIEDYFDLHPELIGTLEQTGKKAQLESLESLLPVAGATSFIRQQSPQGLGHAVWCARDVIGNEPFALLLPDMVSFGTRGCLAETVDLYQRTGGNVIAVERCDPAETSKYGIVGRGDEVGSGFKVTAMVEKPAPANAPSNFYINGRYVLQPEIFALLGNQQRGAGNEIQLTDAMVRLAQSQPFYAQPFDGRMFDCGSKEGFIEATIAFALARDDMKGPVFEMLQQFVRSHERREVAA
- a CDS encoding polysaccharide biosynthesis tyrosine autokinase; the protein is MNYANFPLDKRMPLPSTDQEKGEDFIDVERLLGMAARQAKVVAVCAVIGLFLGVIYLQTTPKQYMSVASVLIDEGLNKVVDDISAASQTVQTDASFLSQVEILTSARLASVVVDKLKLDQNDAFMNPPQSALAKGIGFLRGLVSYFRGSSAGDIPGIENVDEATRQAMIKTATHDYAVLKLQSEVLAQRNGRSYVISIGYQAPDPALAMAITKAYADAYLADQLNASFDATERAALWLQGRLTELRESSQQAAMAVEKFRAEHGLSANSDGQLLSDKQLADLNAQLIVAQADTARASARYQQYKAIVDSGSESAFNDSAIAADQPSSSVIIALKTRYLAIAKRLQDVENNFGKDHPQAVALAKEKADVSAQIFGQLKQITESYRNDYQVAQARETALREKIAAQAGKSSIDNQSQVKLKELDQQAQALTTLYQTFLSRYEEASQQQSFPVGKVRIISDATMPLAASSPRTLRVLALSLVLGLMLGAGFGGLNEFNERFFRTGEDIRDRVGLKFLGYLPTIGGGKAKESKADDLPADGKVASLSAAEKRARMRVSIDAPASMFAETLRNAKIAFDVVMEDRGSRVIGVISVLPGEGKSTVAANLAGLLAANGAKTLLIDGDLRNPGLSRSLGMEAEQGLMEAVVNGQTWQSVGKVDRQTKLAIIPAVLRGQFSHTSELLGSAGMRRFIENAKETFEYIIVDLPPLGPVVDAKAFAPLVDSFVLVTEWGRTPRNMVRSMLESEPYIANKVIGAVLNKVDLKKLAKYGSLGGSERFFDRYSSYYLEKSEQRPKQAA